From one Malus sylvestris chromosome 1, drMalSylv7.2, whole genome shotgun sequence genomic stretch:
- the LOC126624852 gene encoding MAG2-interacting protein 2-like isoform X2: protein MDEATRTVFYETRRHITRPYTPNYPPQQANNGSRGSFRSLLSLPGVSQLRDKWSEYKQPRKLRKLASLFISPRGERVAVASGNQITILQKEDEYSKPCGTFTSGSLTSFTVGTWSESHDVLGVADDTDTLYFIKANGDEITRIARRNLKVSLPVISLIVQDDSDLQKSCLCSFIVVTSDGSLQHIEIIQDPTSSIYSACTSHNGLTAKGQLSCNVFCVDYHPELSLLAGVILTSGSCYLSLWHRSRIVDLEQLVTIQFEGFYSKPKGIQLVYPKVLISPQAKFVGTLDVTGCLHIFKLDKECSSLSNFICRERCESEVTNNLSSGEGEYLSDIVDFTWWSDHILTFAKRCGVVTMLDILSGLKVQENGTVYSKPVIDRINLFQGNLFLLETLSSEERSDLMETNASHSMEHIVVDSLDQIYISSLNWSLVSFSERSIREMYNILIRNEKYQAALDFAACHGLDKDEVVKSQWLQSSQGTKEISTFLSKIKDKTFVLSECVDKVGPTEDAVRALLVYGLNLTNQYGFSESENDECSQIWNFRTARLQLLQFRDRLETFLGINMGRFSVQEYSKFRAMPISEVAVALAESGKIGALNLLFKRHPYSLASCVLKILAAIPETVPVQTYGQLLPGMSPTTNVAVREEDWVECEKMLSFIHRSPKDREIGMQIQTEPLLKPCLGSVWPSTSELSIWYKKRARDIDRCSGQLDNCICLLDFANRKGLYKLQRFHEDVSYLHQLIYSDDSCPEINSSLSLVMWEQFSDYEKFRLMLKGVKKENMIARLRNMAVPFVQDRSQDQVADDHPATEHSKAESFLVRWLKETASENKVDICLQIIEEGCSNFQSNSLFEDEVEAIDSAVQCIYLCTSTDTWSTMATILSKLPQMQGSEIYIDGLERRLKLAEGHIEVGRLLAFYQVPKPLNYFLESHEDGKGVKQILRLILSKFIRRQPGRSDTDWASMWHDMQCIREKAFPFLDLEYMLMEFCRGLLKAGKFSLARNYLKGTSSVALATEKAENLVIQSAREYFFSASSLSSPEIWKAKECLNLFPSSGNGRIESDIIEALTVTLPSLGVTLLPMQFRQIKDPMEIIKMAITRQSDAFLHVDELIEIAKLLGLSSPYHISSVQEAIAREAAVAGDLQLALDLCLVLAKKGHGHIWDLCAAIARGPALENMDMNSRKQLLGFALSNCDEESVSALLCAWKDLDLQGQCETLMMLSGTKCPDFSIQGSSVITGPVHDDEEVYLDNIKTVLSAVAKNLPVNGTNWESVLRENGNFLTFSALQLPWLLELSRNREHSKKSSGNFIPGKQYVSVRTQALVTILSWLARNGFAPTDSVVASLAKSIIEPPVTEEEDIVGCSFLLNLLDAVSGVEVIEEQLRTRKDYQEVSSIMNVGMTYSLLYSSAFECEDPTQRRELLLRKFKEKHTGEIGKFDKVQSNFWREWKLKLEDQKRVADRCRALEKIIPGVDTVRFLSQDFNYIESVVLPLIDSVKLEKKHILKDVLTLAHEYGLNRSQVFLCYLSSVLISEVWTNDDITCEIWEFKGEIVGYAVETIKAVSSIVYPAIDGCHKTISFLQVNGTRVQKSLLYCEP from the exons ATGGACGAAGCAACTCGCACGGTGTTTTACGAGACACGGCGTCACATTACGAGGCCCTACACTCCCAATTACCCTCCTCAGCAG GCAAACAACGGCAGCAGAGGGAGCTTTCGATCACTGCTTTCCCTTCCAG GTGTGAGCCAGCTCAGGGATAAATGGAGCGAGTACAAACAGCCAAGAAAATTGAGAAAGCTGGCATCTTTGTTTATCTCTCCGAGAGGCGAGCGTGTGGCTGTTGCTTCCGGAAATCAGATAACGATTTTGCAGAAGGAGGACGAATACTCAAAGCCGTGCGGCACTTTTACAA GTGGAAGCCTTACTTCATTTACAGTAGGAACTTGGTCAGAAAGTCATGATGTTCTTGGAGTTGCTGATGACACCGATACACTATATTTTATCAAAGCAAACGGTGATGAAATAACAAGGATTGCAAGGAGGAATTTAAAAGTATCTTTACCAGTAATAAGCCTGATTGTGCAAGACGATTCTGACTTACAGAAATCTTGTCT GTGTAGCTTTATTGTGGTCACCTCTGATGGTTCCCTTCAGCATATTGAGATCATTCAGGATCCAACTTCTTCTATATATTCTGCATGCACCTCACATAATGGGTTAACTGCAAAGGGGCAGCTCTCTTGCAATGTTTTCTGCGTTGACTACCACCCAGAGCTTTCTTTGCTTGCTGGTGTCATACTAACCTCAG GATCTTGTTATCTTTCTCTCTGGCATAGAAGTAGGATCGTTGATTTGGAGCAGCTTGTTACCATTCAGTTTGAGGGTTTTTATTCGAAACCAAAAGGAATTCAGCTAGTATATCCGAAGGTGCTAATCTCTCCACAGGCCAAATTTGTTGGTACTTTAGATGTCACGGGATGTTTGCACATATTTAAGCTGGATAAAGAATGCTCTTCACTTTCCAATTTTATATGCAGAGAGAGATGCGAGTCAGAAGTGACCAATAATTTGTCAAGTGGAGAAGGGGAATATTTAAGTGACATTGTGGATTTTACTTGGTGGTCTGACCACATCCTTACTTTTGCAAAAAGGTGTGGCGTTGTTACCATGCTTGACATCCTTAGTGGCTTGAAAGTTCAGGAAAATGGAACTGTATATTCTAAGCCGGTTATAGACAGAATAAATCTGTTTCAAGGAAACCTGTTTCTTTTGGAGACTCTGTCATCTGAAGAGAGATCTGACTTAATGGAAACTAATGCTTCACATAGTATGGAGCATATTGTAGTGGACAGCCTTGACCAAATTTACATTTCTTCGTTGAACTGGAGCCTTGTATCATTTTCTGAAAGATCCATCAGGGAGATGTATAATATTTTGATTAGAAATGAAAAGTATCAAGCTGCCTTGGATTTTGCTGCTTGTCATGGGTTGGATAAAGATGAAGTTGTAAAGTCCCAGTGGTTGCAGTCAAGTCAAGGAACAAAGGAAATAAGTACCTTTTTATCAAAAATTAAGGACAAAACTTTTGTACTCTCCGAATGTGTTGACAAAGTTGGACCTACTGAAGATGCTGTGAGGGCCTTACTTGTATATGGGCTGAACCTAACCAACCAGTATGGGTTTTCTGAATCAGAAAATGATGAATGTAGCCAAATTTGGAATTTCCGTACGGCTAGACTTCAGTTATTACAATTCAGAGACCGGTTGGAGACCTTTCTTGGGATAAACATGGGCAG GTTTTCTGTGCAGGAATATAGCAAATTTCGAGCTATGCCTATAAGTGAAGTGGCTGTTGCGCTTGCTGAAAGTGGGAAGATTGGGGCCTTAAATCTCCTGTTCAAGCGTCATCCTTATTCACTAGCTTCTTGCGTTTTGAAGATTTTAGCTGCTATCCCTGAAACAGTTCCTGTACAAACATATGGGCAACTTCTTCCAGGGATGTCTCCCACTACAAATGTTGCTGTGAGGGAAGAAGATTGGGTTGAATGcgagaaaatgttaagttttatACACAGATCACCCAAGGACCGTGAAATTGGTATGCAAATCCAGACCGAACCTCTACTGAAGCCGTGCTTAGGATCTGTTTGGCCATCAACTAGTGAACTTTCAATATGGTACAAGAAGAGAGCTAGAGATATTGATCGTTGTAGTGGACAGCTAGATAATTGCATTTGCTTGCTTGATTTTGCTAATCGAAAAGGTCTTTACAAGTTGCAGAGGTTCCATGAGGATGTCTCATACTTGCATCAACTTATTTATTCTGATGACAGTTGTCCAGAAATAAATTCCAGCTTGAGTCTTGTCATGTGGGAACAGTTCTCTGACTATGAGAAGTTCAGATTGATGCTTAAAGGagttaaaaaggaaaatatgatTGCAAGACTACGTAATATGGCAGTTCCATTTGTGCAAGATAGATCACAGGATCAGGTGGCAGATGACCATCCCGCAACAGAGCATAGCAAGGCTGAATCATTTCTGGTTAGATGGCTGAAGGAAACTGCTTCTGAGAACAAAGTGGACATCTGCTTGCAGATAATAGAGGAAGGGTGCAGCAATTTTCAGAGTAACAGCCTATTTGAGGATGAGGTTGAAGCAATAGACTCTGCTGTGCAGTGCATTTATCTGTGCACATCTACTGATACGTGGAGTACAATGGCAACCATATTATCAAAGCTTCCTCAAATGCAAG GTAGTGAAATATATATTGATGGACTTGAGAGAAGATTGAAATTGGCAGAAGGCCATATTGAAGTTGGAAGGCTCCTTGCATTTTATCAG GTGCCAAAGCCCCTGAACTATTTCCTAGAGTCTCATGAAGATGGAAAAGGTGTAAAGCAAATTCTTCGTCTTATCCTTTCAAAATTTATACGTCGACAGCCTGGTCGATCAGATACTGATTGGGCAAGCATGTGGCATGATATGCAATGCATTAGGGAaaaggcatttccttttctGGACCTGGAGTATATGTTGATGGAATTTTGCCGAGGACTGCTGAAAGCGGGGAAGTTTTCTCTTGCGAGGAATTATCTGAAGGGTACAAGTTCAGTTGCTTTAGCAACAGAGAAGGCTGAAAATCTTGTCATACAATCTGCAAGGGAGTATTTCTTTTCAGCTTCAAGTCTTTCTTCTCCTGAA ATCTGGAAGGCTAAGGAATGCCTCAATTTATTTCCAAGCAGTGGAAATGGCAGAATAGAGTCTGATATTATTGAGGCACTTACGGTTACACTTCCCAGCCTTGGAGTGACTCTCTTACCCATGCAATTCAGGCAAATAAAAGATCCAATGGAGATAATCAAAATGGCAATCACACGCCAAAGTGATGCATTTTTACATGTTGATGAACTCATTGAGATTGCGAAACTTCTTGGATTGAGCTCTCCATATCACATATCTTCTGTTCAGGAAGCTATTGCCAGAGAAGCTGCGGTTGCTGGTGATCTCCAATTGGCCCTGGACCTATGTCTTGTTTTGGCTAAGAAAGGGCATGGTCACATTTGGGACTTATGTGCTGCAATAGCAAGGGGTCCTGCACTTGAAAACATGGATATGAATTCTCGAAAGCAGCTACTGGGTTTTGCTTTGAGCAATTGCGATGAGGAATCCGTGAGTGCGTTGCTCTGTGCATGGAAGGATCTTGATTTGCAAGGTCAATGCGAGACATTAATGATGTTGTCAGGGACAAAATGTCCAGATTTCTCAATTCAAGGCTCCTCGGTTATTACAGGTCCAGTCCATGACGATGAAGAAGTCTATCTTGATAACATAAAAACTGTACTTTCTGCTGTTGCTAAAAACTTGCCTGTTAACGGAACGAACTGGGAATCTGttttgagagaaaatggaaattttttgacatTTTCTGCCCTGCAACTTCCATGGCTGCTTGAGCTAAGTAGGAATAGAGAACACAGTAAGAAGTCAAGTGGTAACTTTATTCCTGGAAAGCAATATGTCAGTGTAAGAACACAGGCTCTAGTGACCATTCTGTCCTGGTTGGCGAGAAATGGTTTTGCTCCTACTGACAGTGTGGTTGCGTCTCTGGCAAAATCAATAATTGAACCACCTGTTACCGAAGAGGAAGACATAGTGGGTTGCTCCTTTCTGTTGAATCTGTTGGATGCTGTGAGTGGGGTTGAAGTGATAGAGGAGCAGCTTAGAACAAGGAAGGATTACCAAGAAGTTTCTAGCATCATGAATGTGGGGATGACATATAGCTTGTTGTATAGTTCAGCATTTGAGTGTGAAGATCCTACGCAAAGGAGGGAGCTGCTACTAAGGAAGTTTAAAGAAAAACACACAG GTGAAATAGGCAAATTTGACAAGGTGCAGTCTAACTTTTGGAGGgaatggaaattaaaattagaaGATCAAAAGCGTGTTGCAGATCGTTGTAGAGCATTAGAGAAAATAATCCCTGGCGTTGACACAGTACGCTTTTTGTCTCAGGACTTTAATTATATTGAGAGTGTTGTGCTTCCCTTGATTGATTCAGTCAAGTTAGAGAAGAAGCACATTTTGAAGGATGTTTTAACATTAGCTCATGAATACGGCTTGAACCGTTCACAG GTCtttttgtgttatttgagtTCTGTCCTTATTTCTGAGGTTTGGACCAATGATGATATTACTTGTGAAATTTGGGAATTTAAAGGTGAAATAGTTGGCTATGCTGTGGAAACCATCAAAGCTGTTTCATCTATTGTATACCCTGCAATTGATGGATGCCATAAG ACTATCTCGTTT